One genomic window of Pecten maximus chromosome 3, xPecMax1.1, whole genome shotgun sequence includes the following:
- the LOC117323409 gene encoding thymus-specific serine protease-like: MKRMPLLFTVVIATLCSSLCEGIIGSHFWKIRQLVDERRANALMQSLPGKPGSISELFITQPLDHFDRLSQEAGKTFQQRLFVNDQFYEAQKGPVFLYIQGEGALSPNAAKAGFPAELAKSLGALIVAAEHRFYGASINDDGLKLDSLRHLSSQQALADLAEVHTFISQKFNLSRDHPWVCFGGSYSGALSAWFRIKYPHLVIGALASSAPVRALENFEGYNDVVAASLESSIVGGNEECMTQIQQAFIQIDALLKLGNHTLLEGYFKSCEPVTDPLDRLTFVSNLASIVQGVVQYNNEIPGLDIDGICGIMAVSSDPLRNLAALNTEFMKIMNMSCVNNTYAESVRMVANTTVDRKAQGPGIRQWIWQTCTQFGYYQTCDDNTNCPFSRLIDLPSQTKLCSDFFNITPQDIAKFVSFTNDYYGGDRPHGNKIIFSNGSIDPWHKLGVLTDLSDTEKAVFIVGTAHCNDLGSSNSKDPQQLTAARKKIATIITGWLKEAQQNQINSL, from the exons ATGAAGCGGATGCCTCTGTTGTTCACGGTGGTGATAGCGACACTTTGTTCCAGTCTGTGTGAGGGAATAATTG GAAGTCATTTTTGGAAGATTCGTCAACTGGTGGATGAAAGAAGGGCCAATGCCTTGATGCAAAGTCTTCCTGGAAAACCTGGTTCTATTTCTGAACTGTTCATTACTCAACCATTGGACCATTTTGATAGACTATCACAG GAGGCTGGAAAAACATTCCAACAAAGACTGTTTGTGAATGACCAATTCTATGAGGCACAAAAAGGACCTGTGTTCCTGTATATTCAAGGGGAAGGAGCTCTGAGTCCTAATGCAGCCAAGGCAG GTTTCCCAGCAGAACTGGCTAAATCTCTAGGTGCTTTGATTGTGGCGGCTGAGCACCGTTTTTATGGCGCCAGTATCAATGACGATGGCCTCAAGTTGGATTCCCTCCGACACCTGTCCAGTCAACAGGC ACTGGCTGACCTGGCCGAGGTCCATACCTTCATCTCTCAAAAGTTTAACCTGTCGCGGGATCATCCCTGGGTGTGCTTTGGTGGCAGTTATTCTGGAGCTCTTTCAGCTTGGTTCAGGATCAAG TACCCCCACCTAGTTATTGGAGCACTCGCCTCGTCAGCCCCTGTTAGGGCTCTTGAAAACTTTGAGGGGTATAACGATGTGGTTGCGGCCAGCTTGGAGTCTTCCATTGTCGGAGGCAATGAGGAA TGTATGACCCAGATCCAACAAGCCTTTATCCAGATTGATGCCCTACTCAAGCTAGGTAACCATACGTTGTTAGAGGGATACTTCAAGTCTTGTGAACCTGTCACTGACCCCCTGGATAGACTGACATTTGTATCAAACCTGGCGTCCATCGTCCAGGGAGTGGTCCAATACAACAATGAGATCCCAGGGCTGGACATTGACGGGATATGTGGCATCATGGCGGTGTCAAGTGACCCATTGAGAAATCTGGCTGCTCTTAACACT GAATTCatgaaaattatgaatatgTCCTGTGTGAACAACACGTATGCTGAAAGTGTGAGAATGGTGGCCAACACGACGGTGGACAGGAAGGCACAGGGGCCAGGCATTAGACAGTGGATCTGGCAGACGTGTACACAGTTTGGATACT ACCAGACATGCGATGACAACACCAACTGTCCATTCTCCCGCCTTATAGACTTGCCCAGTCAGACTAAACTCTGCAGTGACTTCTTCAATATCACGCCACAGGATATTGCTAAGTTTGTCAGCTTCACCAACGACTACTATGGGGGAGACAGACCCCATGGCAACAAGATCATCTTCTCCAATG GTTCCATTGACCCCTGGCACAAGCTAGGTGTACTAACTGACCTCAGCGACACTGAAAAGGCAGTATTTATAGTGGGCACTGCTCACTGTAACGACCTCGGCTCTAGTAATTCAAAGGATCCCCAACAACTCACCGCTGCTCGAAAG AAAATTGCAACTATAATAACAGGATGGTTGAAAGAAGCACAACAAAACCAAATAAATTCCCTTTAA
- the LOC117323410 gene encoding dehydrogenase/reductase SDR family member 7-like isoform X1, with amino-acid sequence MGAVWSLLCRSRTGSQPTTVKHEIKLEDPKPFNQPYCRIPPGTYKEMDWLYFLVGCAVLFLLLQICTLLRSDCDLALIWMKYIGKSPESLKGQVVWVTGASSGIGEALALKLASAGCRLVLSARREDRLQTLKQRCVELGYGTPNDYLVLPLDLLDYDSHKGLVETALKYFKKIDCLVNNAGRSQRAVISKTSFAVDQQMLAVNTLGSISLTKAVLPVFIRQNSGQVVVTSSLAGKIGSPGLASYCASKYALHGWFDCLRVESVMYNIHVTVACPGPVFSEALIHAFTEDPNKNLGLKMQPGEKRMTAARCAHLMALAMANNMDEVWLTANPELSYLYMNQYLPSIFHWLAKRFGQKRLKKILEGIGDLH; translated from the exons ATGGGTGCAGTGTGGAGCCTTTTGTGCAG ATCTAGGACGGGCAGCCAGCCGACCACAGTCAAGCATGAGATCAAGCTAGAGGATCCCAAACCTTTTAACCAACCCTATTGTAGGATTCCTCCTGGAACGTACAAAGAG ATGGACTGGCTGTATTTCCTAGTGGGCTGTGCAGTACTGTTCCTGCTGCTACAGATCTGTACACTATTACGGTCTGATTGTGACCTAGCTCTTATATGGATGAAGTATATTGGGAAATCTCCAG AAAGTCTGAAGGGCCAGGTTGTGTGGGTGACAGGAGCCTCAAGTGGAATAGGGGAGGCCCTGGCTCTGAAATTAGCGTCTGCAGGTTGCCGTCTGGTACTTTCAGCTCGGAGGGAGGACAGACTTCAAACACTCAAACAACGATGTGTAG AGCTAGGGTATGGTACACCGAATGATTACCTGGTGCTGCCTTTAGATTTACTGGACTATGACTCTCACAAAGGTTTGGTGGAAACTgcacttaaatatttcaaaaag ATCGACTGTCTGGTGAACAATGCAGGCCGGTCACAGAGGGCTGTGATAAGCAAAACAAGTTTTGCAGTTGACCAGCAGATGCTTGCAGTCAACACCTTAGGTTCAATATCATTGACCAAGGCTGTCTTACCAGTTTTTATCCGACAAAATTCCGGCCAGGTGGTGGTCACTAGCAGTTTGGCAGGTAAAATCG GTTCACCAGGCCTCGCCTCATACTGTGCCAGTAAATACGCCCTTCAT GGTTGGTTCGACTGTCTGCGTGTTGAATCGGtgatgtataatatacatgtaactgtggCCTGTCCTGGTCCTGTGTTCTCAGAAGCTCTGATACATGCATTCACTGAGGATCCCAATAAG AACTTGGGTCTGAAAATGCAACCTGGGGAGAAAAGGATGACAGCAGCTCGCTGTGCTCACCTCATGGCTCTGGCCATGGCCAACAACATGGATGAAGTATGGTTAACAGCCAACCCAGAGTTATCCTACCTTTACATGAACCAATACTTACCTAGCATATTTCACTG GTTAGCCAAACGTTTTGGACAGAAAAGATTAAAGAAGATATTGGAAGGAATTGGAGACCTCCATTAG
- the LOC117323410 gene encoding dehydrogenase/reductase SDR family member 7-like isoform X2: MDWLYFLVGCAVLFLLLQICTLLRSDCDLALIWMKYIGKSPESLKGQVVWVTGASSGIGEALALKLASAGCRLVLSARREDRLQTLKQRCVELGYGTPNDYLVLPLDLLDYDSHKGLVETALKYFKKIDCLVNNAGRSQRAVISKTSFAVDQQMLAVNTLGSISLTKAVLPVFIRQNSGQVVVTSSLAGKIGSPGLASYCASKYALHGWFDCLRVESVMYNIHVTVACPGPVFSEALIHAFTEDPNKNLGLKMQPGEKRMTAARCAHLMALAMANNMDEVWLTANPELSYLYMNQYLPSIFHWLAKRFGQKRLKKILEGIGDLH; this comes from the exons ATGGACTGGCTGTATTTCCTAGTGGGCTGTGCAGTACTGTTCCTGCTGCTACAGATCTGTACACTATTACGGTCTGATTGTGACCTAGCTCTTATATGGATGAAGTATATTGGGAAATCTCCAG AAAGTCTGAAGGGCCAGGTTGTGTGGGTGACAGGAGCCTCAAGTGGAATAGGGGAGGCCCTGGCTCTGAAATTAGCGTCTGCAGGTTGCCGTCTGGTACTTTCAGCTCGGAGGGAGGACAGACTTCAAACACTCAAACAACGATGTGTAG AGCTAGGGTATGGTACACCGAATGATTACCTGGTGCTGCCTTTAGATTTACTGGACTATGACTCTCACAAAGGTTTGGTGGAAACTgcacttaaatatttcaaaaag ATCGACTGTCTGGTGAACAATGCAGGCCGGTCACAGAGGGCTGTGATAAGCAAAACAAGTTTTGCAGTTGACCAGCAGATGCTTGCAGTCAACACCTTAGGTTCAATATCATTGACCAAGGCTGTCTTACCAGTTTTTATCCGACAAAATTCCGGCCAGGTGGTGGTCACTAGCAGTTTGGCAGGTAAAATCG GTTCACCAGGCCTCGCCTCATACTGTGCCAGTAAATACGCCCTTCAT GGTTGGTTCGACTGTCTGCGTGTTGAATCGGtgatgtataatatacatgtaactgtggCCTGTCCTGGTCCTGTGTTCTCAGAAGCTCTGATACATGCATTCACTGAGGATCCCAATAAG AACTTGGGTCTGAAAATGCAACCTGGGGAGAAAAGGATGACAGCAGCTCGCTGTGCTCACCTCATGGCTCTGGCCATGGCCAACAACATGGATGAAGTATGGTTAACAGCCAACCCAGAGTTATCCTACCTTTACATGAACCAATACTTACCTAGCATATTTCACTG GTTAGCCAAACGTTTTGGACAGAAAAGATTAAAGAAGATATTGGAAGGAATTGGAGACCTCCATTAG